A window of the Eulemur rufifrons isolate Redbay chromosome 6, OSU_ERuf_1, whole genome shotgun sequence genome harbors these coding sequences:
- the LOC138384113 gene encoding olfactory receptor 51I2-like: MWISIPFCLMYTIIFLGNGIILHVIRIDRALHQPMYYFLAMLAFVELGVSASTMPTVLTIFLFGITDISFVGCLLQMFSMHSFTLMESDVLLAMSVDRFVAIYSPLRYTTILTIPRITGMGVAIALRSMVLMLPLLFLLKRLPFCGHNTLTHSYCLHSDLTKLPCGDTRPNSIMGLFVITSTFGLDSLLIMVSYILILHTVLGIASGAGRWWALNTCVSHVCAVLVYYVPMISLSLMHRFGRHLPPLLQTAMANVYLFFPPVVNPIVYSIKTKEIRNSMVRILSRKRSEV; the protein is encoded by the coding sequence ATGTGGATATCCATCCCCTTCTGTCTGATGTACACCATCATCTTCCTGGGAAATGGCATCATTCTTCACGTCATCCGGATTGACCGGGCCTTGCACCAACCCATGTACTACTTCCTGGCCATGCTGGCCTTTGTTGAGCTTGGTGTCTCTGCTTCCACTATGCCCACCGTACTAACCATCTTTCTCTTTGGCATTACTGATATCAGTTTTGTAGGCTGTCTGCTCCAGATGTTTTCTATGCATTCTTTTACCCTCATGGAATCAGATGTTCTTCTGGCAATGTCTGTGGACCGCTTTGTGGCCATCTACAGCCCACTACGCTACACAACCATCCTGACAATTCCCCGCATCACTGGGATGGGTGTCGCCATTGCCCTACGAAGCATGGTGCTCATGCTTCCACTGTTGTTTCTCCTGAAGCGTCTGCCTTTCTGTGGCCACAACACCCTCACACACTCTTATTGTCTCCACTCAGATCTGACCAAATTGCCCTGTGGAGATACACGCCCCAATAGCATCATGGGTCTATTTGTCATAACCTCCACATTTGGGCTGGACTCATTGCTCATCATGGTTTCCTACATACTGATTCTTCACACAGTACTGGGAATAGCTTCTGGAGCAGGGCGGTGGTGGGCACTAAACACATGTGTGTCACACGTATGTGCTGTGCTTGTGTACTATGTGCCCATGATAAGCCTTTCCTTGATGCACCGCTTTGGACGGCATTTACCTCCTCTCCTCCAGACTGCCATGGCCAATGTTTACCTCTTCTTCCCACCTGTGGTCAACCCCATTGTCTATAGCATCAAAACCAAGGAAATTCGCAATAGCATGGTCCGTATATTATCCAGAAAGAGGAGTGAGGTCTAA
- the LOC138384858 gene encoding olfactory receptor 52Z1P-like codes for MAPSFSNHTNPQDMWYVLIGIPGLEDLHTWISIPICSMYIVAVLGNIFLIFLIITEHSLHEPMYLFLSMLASADFLLSTATAPKMLAIFWFHSTDISFGSCVSQMFFIHFIFVAESAILLAMAFDRYVAICYPLRYTTILTSLVIGKIGIAAVVRSFFICCPFIFLVYRLTYCGTNVIPHSYCEHMGIARLACDNIKVNVIYGLTMALFSSGMDLVFIIMSYTMILCTVFQIPSWTARFKALNTCSSHICVIFMFYTPAFFSFFAHRFGSKTIPSYIHILVANIYVVVPPMLNPIIYGVKTKQIQDRLILLFSPISTCCKNEE; via the coding sequence ATGGCTCCTTCCTTTTCCAATCACACCAATCCTCAGGATATGTGGTATGTACTGATTGGAATCCCAGGACTGGAAGATTTGCACACTTGGATTTCCATCCCTATCTGTTCTATGTACATTGTGGCCGTGCTAGGCAATATCTTCTTGATCTTCCTGATCATAACTGAGCACAGTCTCCATGAGCCCATGTATCTCTTCCTGTCCATGTTGGCCTCAGCAGACTTCCTTCTCTCCACAGCCACGGCCCCCAAGATGCTGGCCATTTTCTGGTTCCATTCCACGGATATATCCTTTGGTAGCTGTGTGTCCCAAATGTTCTTCATACATTTCATCTTTGTGGCAGAATCTGCTATTCTCCTGGCCATGGCAtttgaccgctatgtggccatctgttaCCCACTGAGATACACCACCATTCTAACCTCCTTGGTCATTGGAAAGATTGGCATAGCAGCTGTGGTCAGGAGCTTTTTCATCTGCTGTCCATTCATCTTCCTGGTATACCGACTTACATATTGTGGGACAAACGTCATTCCCCATTCCTATTGTGAGCATATGGGCATTGCCAGATTAGCATGTGACAATATCAAAGTCAATGTCATTTATGGCCTGACTATGGCCCTATTCTCCTCAGGGATGGATTTGGTGTTCATCATTATGTCCTACACAATGATCCTTTGCACAGTCTTCCAGATACCTTCCTGGACGGCCAGATTCAAGGCTCTTAACACATGCAGCTCCCATATCTGTGTCATATTTATGTTCTATACTCCagcattcttttcattttttgcccATCGCTTTGGAAGTAAAACCATCCCTTCTTACATCCACATCCTAGTGGCCAACATCTATGTGGTGGTTCCCCCTATGCTTAATCCAATAATTTATGGTGTGAAGACCAAACAAATTCAAGATAGACTGATTTTGCTATTCTCCCCAATCAGCACATGCtgtaaaaatgaagaataa